A single region of the Garra rufa chromosome 6, GarRuf1.0, whole genome shotgun sequence genome encodes:
- the LOC141336867 gene encoding von Willebrand factor A domain-containing protein 7-like, producing MVSPLAVAVFLLQGSLFQLPQAAAFKIVPADGSLTHQQITETAFLRKMVEMCRDVATARGKDFTLPINSKLTVNAVQRACSNSYSNLLKLATFNLAVVQTSLSNAAVDRKQFSTAHHFDNEDFKNGRDLITQGIAAVKVNMKKGKYLSARTHLGAVCHTLQDFYSHSNWVELGNTAPFSTLIKPELPLNNLAGPTTKTCKSCVGENCTDNILPEILQQKILTSGYFRLLSSSKPAGKCSHGGFFDRTSLREPTGGISKDDISSDHGFLHKRAAEMAIKATMELLENIRLDTDDQTFLRLMGLSQTSVLAFVFDVTGSLSNYTETFKRVCFSIIDSRRGTSEEPSQYILVPFNDQGSGPIIRTENADTFKEYINSLSASVHGNFSDMCLSGLLLTLTQVPSSSDIFVFTDASAKDSKLKSAVEVMIESTKSTVNFLLASSFSLRSEKNTSSTSLVSLSDMQLYRDLAHVSGGQTIEITNTTVSKVTAVIKDVFTSDLVTVLQIKRSSSKPENFTFVLDSALSNVKAYVTGDSLDFTLYSPTGVSQSGSVADGPLGSILTVGNLRRINLNSAKQTGVWTITVNSTISYTIKVIGQSSLDVLFCFVEIFKGSHEDSWGQRFTRPFIGRNATFFVSVIGGDSVTVTDVLLVEASGSDVVRGTIKSVGATDFLVNIDRIPDWAFVVQLKGQLNDSSAASQFQRQSPVYHKGSRITVTAQSTNIIQPGVPFSLNFTVATNTTGGKYTIRARTDQGFSMSFPSSLTLGTGGSAQGSITLTAPYDTESGTDVTLTIEAEAPGSIDLNYVTLQLTVSTADAIFSGWLMLSMCLSFICFLFPILYVSK from the exons ATGGTTTCACCGCTTGCAGTGGCTGTATTTCTCCTTCAGGGGTCTCTATTTCAGCTCCCTCAGGCTGCAGCATTCAAAATCGTCCCTGCTGATGGATCCCTCACCCATCAACAAATCACTGAGACAGCTTTCCTCCGCAAGATGGTGGAAATGTGTCGGGACGTAGCCACTGCCCGGGGAAAAGACTTTACACTACCT ATTAACAGCAAACTGACTGTGAATGCTGTCCAGAGAGCCTGCTCAAATTCATATTCCAACTTATTAAAACTAGCCACTTTCAATCTGGCTGTTGTTCAGACTTCTCTTAGCAATGCAGCTGTGGATAGAAAGCAGTTTAGTACTGCTCATCATTTTGATAACGAAGATTTCAAAAATGGACGGGACCTCATTACTCAGGGCATAGCTGCTGTGAAAGTCAACATGAAAAAAGGGAAATATTTGTCTGCCCGAACCCATCTTGGGGCTGTATGTCATACTTTACAG GATTTCTATAGCCACAGTAACTGGGTGGAACTGGGAAACACTGCTCCTTTTAGCACTCTCATCAAACCTGAGCTTCCCCTCAATAATCTAGCAG GTCCTACTACAAAAACGTGTAAAAGCTGTGTTGGAGAAAACTGCACTGACAACATTCTCCCAGAGATACTGCAGCAGAAGATATTAACTTCAGGATATTTCCGCTTGTTGTCCTCATCCAAACCTGCAG GGAAGTGTAGCCATGGGGGCTTTTTTGACAGGACCAGTTTAAGAGAACCCACAGGAGGCATCAGTAAGGATGACATCAGTTCAGATCATGGCTTCCTTCATAAACGTGCAGCTGAAATGGCAATCAAAGCTACTATGGAACTACTGGAAAACATCCGACTGGACACAGACGACCAAACCTTTCTtcg ATTGATGGGCCTCAGTCAGACCTCAGTTCTGGCTTTTGTGTTCGATGTCACAGGCAGTTTGTCAAATTACACTGAAACATTCAAGAGAGTGTGCTTCAGTATCATAGACAGCAGGAGAGGAACATCAGAGGAACCTTCACAATACATTCTAGTCCCATTTAATGACCAGG GTTCTGGACCTATTATAAGGACTGAGAATGCAGATACATTCAAAGAATATATTAATTCCCTTTCAGCATCAGTTCATGGAAACTTCTCAGATATGTGCCTGTCAGGActcctg TTGACACTGACACAAGTTCCTTCATCTTCAGACATTTTTgttttcactgatgcttcagcaaAGGACTCAAAATTAAAAAGTGCAGTTGAAGTCATGATAGAAAGCACCAAGTCTACA GTCAACTTCCTGCTTGCAAGCTCCTTTTCATTACGTAGTGAAAAGAATACCTCGTCAACAAGTTTAGTGTCTCTGTCAGACATGCAGTTGTACAGAGACCTGGCCCATGTTTCTGGTGGACAGACCATAGAGATCACAAACACTACAGTCTCTAAGGTCACTGCAGTCATTAAGGATGTATTCACCTCTGACCTG gTGACTGTTCTTCAGATAAAGAGAAGTTCATCTAAGCCAGAAAACTTTACTTTTGTGCTGGATTCAGCTCTGTCCAATGTGAAAGCATATGTCACTGGAGATTCTCTAGACTTTACCCTTTACAGCCCTACAG GTGTATCTCAGTCAGGTTCAGTGGCAGATGGTCCTCTGGGCAGCATCCTGACTGTTGGAAATTTAAGAAGAATAAATCTCAACTCTGCCAAACAGACAGGGGTATGGACGATTACTGTCAACTCCACAATCTCCTACACCATTAAAGTCATAG GTCAGAGTTCTCTGGATGTCCTCTTTTGCTTTGTGGAGATATTTAAGGGAAGTCACGAAGACTCATGGGGACAGCGTTTCACCCGTCCTTTCATTG GTCGGAATGCTACGTTCTTTGTCTCTGTGATCGGAGGAGATTCAGTCACAGTGACTGACGTGCTTCTAGTTGAAGCTTCAGGATCTGATGTTGTTAGAGGAACCATCAAATCTGTTGGTGCAACTGACTTCCTGGTCAACATAGACAGAATCCCAGATTGGGCGTTTGTGGTGCAGCTCAAAGGGCAGTTAAATGACTCGTCGGCGGCTAGTCAATTCCAGAGACAGTCACCTGTCTACCATAAAGGATCTAGAATAACAGTCACG GCCCAATCAACAAACATTATACAGCCTGGAGTCCCATTCAGTCTCAACTTTACAGTAGCCACTAATACTACAGGCGGCAAGTACACTATCAGAGCTCGGACTGACCAGGGCTTCAGCATGTCTTTCCCCAGCTCTTTGACCCTGGGGACAGGGGGAAGTGCTCAAGGAAGCATCACACTGACTGCACCCTATGACACAGAGTCAGGGACGGATGTCACACTCACTATTGAGGCAGAAGCTCCGGGATCAATTGATCTGAATTATGTCACACTGCAGCTCACCGTCTCCACAGCAGATGCTATTTTCAGTGGATGGTTGATGCTTTCCATGTGTCTTTCTTTCATTTGCTTTTTATTTCccattttgtatgtttctaaaTAA
- the txna gene encoding thioredoxin-like, whose product MIIVIEDQEGFDKALAEAGDKLVVVDFTATWCGPCQSIAPFYKGLSENPSYSNVVFLKVDVDDAQDVAQSCEIKCMPTFHFYKNGKKQEDFSGSNQTKLEEMVNRLKD is encoded by the exons ATGATCATCGTCATTGAAGATCAG GAAGGCTTTGACAAAGCTCTTGCTGAGGCAGGTGATAAGCTTGTAGTGGTTGATTTTACAGCCACGTGGTGTGGGCCCTGTCAGAGCATCGCACCTTTTTACAAA GGCCTGTCTGAAAATCCTTCCTATTCAAATGTGGTCTTCCTCAAAGTGGATGTAGATGATGCACAG GATGTAGCCCAGTCTTGTGAGATCAAATGTATGCCAACATTCCATTTCTACAAGAACGGGAAGAAG cAAGAAGATTTCTCTGGGTCCAACCAGACTAAACTGGAAGAGATGGTGAACCGACTCAAAGACTAA
- the LOC141336866 gene encoding putative transmembrane protein 183BP, which translates to MVPRKRYEERDAHASRIPNPSLGRARAREQDDLFPEGQEPSRREIRSENHTRPGQYGATNRSQTPHCNLDADLPDRLQPDSIAKMCCLRACVIRSLFHLYEPFSLRVSKNPPLPESTPTTLLNSKCLLFWVNKESGSRSEPLWEFNFKFVKLPNKSKNGCGFSLQLPKQYKDVHTNPDSGCYLLRVTTLNLIFTSVVMGMTLTLFTINVSTDMRHHRVRLEFQDSPIVRGKKLRSEQELQVVLDHVHSMRLMDWWHPQYPISSYN; encoded by the exons atggttccccgaAAACGCTATGAGGAACGAGATGCCCATGCCTCCAGAATTCCAAATCCCAGCCTAGGAAGAGCTAGGGCAAGAGAACAGGATGACCTGTTCCCTGAAGGTCAAG agccgtctagaAGGGAAATCAGGTCTGAGAATCATACTCGGcctggccagtacggggctactaataGAAGTCAAACCCCGCATTGTAATCTTGATGCAGACCTTCCTGATCGCCTTCAACCTGATTCTATTGCAAAGATGTGTTGTCTTCGTGCCTGTGTGATCCGCTCGCTTTTTCACTTATATGAGCCCTTTAGTTTGCGGGTGTCCAAAAACCCTCCTCTGCCTGAATCTACACCTACCACACTCCTCAATTCCAAGTGTTTGTTGTTTTGGGTCAACAAAGAATCTGGAAGTAGGTCAGAGCCATTGTGGGAATTCAACTTCAAGTTTGTGAAATTGCCAAACAAGAGCAAAAATGGATGTGGTTTTAGTCTTCAACTGCCCAAACAGTATAAAGATGTTCACACTAATCCAGACTCGGGCTGTTATCTGCTGCGGGTCACTACCCTCAATTTAATTTTCACTTCTGTTGTGATGGGCATGACGTTAACTTTGTTCACCATTAACGTGAGCACAGACATGAGGCACCACAGAGTGCGCCTGGAGTTCCAGGATTCGCCAATAGTTCGAGGGAAGAAGCTTCGGAGTGAACAGGAGCTGCAGGTAGTGCTGGACCATGTCCACAGCATGCGCCTCATGGACTGGTGGCACCCACAGTACCCCATATCCTCATATAATTAG
- the faah2a gene encoding fatty-acid amide hydrolase 2-A translates to MALTRFERFLGRLLRALVWIFFAAFKLFAPQQKHGVSRIPPITNPLLLLPAMQLARKIRRKEVTSVEVVQAYIDRIQEVNPLINAMVKDRFSAALQEAAQVDKLIEEETGGEEVFEDRLPLLGVPITVKEAFSLQGMPNSTGLLTRRDLVSGGDAPSVALLKRAGAIPLGVTNCSELCMWLESHNHLYGITNNPYDFERIAGGSSGGEGSILGAGASVIGIGSDIGGSIRIPCFFNGVFGHKPSKGIVSNDGQYPPASGLQMGFLCTGPMCRYAEDLIPMLSIMGGPNANKLCLSSEVDLKKLRFFSVPHNGGSHLVSPVDAQLLQAQKMVVRRLEADLGVKVQELFIPQLKYSFQIWGTMMASPGKDGKPPTTFAELMSEGGKKVWPVWELFKWFLGFSSHTVAAIGLALVELFQSSHPSPFILQQKECLQQELEELLGTDGVLLYPSHPQIAPKHHHPIFTPFNFSYTGIFNVLGLPVTQCPLGLSEEGLPLGVQIVTGKLQDRLSLATALYLEKAFGGWREPGKTAAKP, encoded by the exons ATGGCTTTGACCCGGTTCGAGCGGTTTTTGGGGCGATTGCTTCGAGCtttggtttggatttttttcGCCGCTTTTAAGTTATTTGCACCGCAACAGAAGCATGGAGTTTCGCGAATCCCACCCATTACTAACCCACTTCTGCTCCTCCCAGCCATGCAGCTTGCCCGAAAGATTCGTCGGAAAGAA GTAACAAGCGTTGAAGTGGTCCAGGCCTACATTGACCGCATTCAGGAAGTGAACCCACTTATCAATGCCATGGTCAAAGACAG GTTTTCTGCAGCGCTTCAGGAAGCTGCACAGGTAGACAAACTAATAGAGGAGGAAACAGGAGGAGAGGAGGTGTTTGAGGACAGACTACCTCTGCTTGGAGTACCCATCACTGTTAAAGAGGCCTTTTCCCTGCAag GCATGCCTAACTCGACAGGGCTGTTGACCAGACGGGATCTGGTTTCAGGAGGAGATGCCCCATCTGTTGCACTGTTGAAGAGGGCAGGAGCGATTCCACTGGGCGTGACTAACTGCAGTGAGCTCTGCATGTGGTTAGAGTCCCACAACCACCTCTACGGAATCACTAACAACCCCTATGACTTTGAGAGAATTGCGGGCGGCAGCTCAG GAGGTGAAGGCAGTATATTGGGAGCTGGCGCCTCTGTGATTGGAATTGGATCGGATATTGGGGGTAGTATCCGTATTCCCTGCTTTTTCAATGGCGTCTTCGGACACAAGCCATCAAAAG GTATCGTAAGCAATGATGGCCAGTATCCTCCTGCTTCTGGACTGCAGATGGGATTTCTGTGTACAGGACCTATGTGCCGCTATGCAGAGGATCTGATTCCCATGCTGAGCATCATGGGAGGACCCAATGCAAATAA ATTGTGTCTCTCTTCTGAAGTAGATTTGAAAAAGCTGAGGTTCTTCTCTGTTCCCCACAATGGAGGCTCTCATTTGGTCTCTCCAGTTGACGCACAGCTGCTTCAGGCACAGAAAATG GTGGTCAGACGTCTAGAGGCAGACCTTGGGGTCAAGGTCCAAGAGCTGTTTATACCTCAGCTCAAATACTCCTTTCAGATATGGGGAACTATGATGGCTTCCCCTGGCAAGGATGGAAAG CCACCAACTACCTTTGCAGAGCTAATGAGTGAAGGCGGGAAGAAGGTTTGGCCTGTCTGGGAGCTGTTCAAGTGGTTTCTGGGGTTTTCTTCTCATACCGTAGCAGCAATAG GTCTGGCTCTAGTTGAGCTGTTCCAGAGTTCCCATCCATCTCCATTCATTTTACAGCAGAAGGAGTGTCTGCAGCAGGAGCTGGAGGAGTTGCTGGGCACAGACGGAGTCCTGTTGTACCCCTCTCATCCCCAGATCGCTCCCAAACACCACCACCCAATTTTCACACCCTTCAACTTTTCCTACACTG GTATCTTTAATGTCCTGGGACTGCCAGTAACCCAGTGTCCATTAGGGCTGAGTGAGGAGGGTTTGCCACTGGGTGTACAGATTGTGACAGGTAAATTACAGGACCGTCTCTCTTTGGCCACTGCCCTCTACCTGGAAAAAGCGTTTGGTGGCTGGAGAGAACCTGGCAAGACAGCAGCCAAGCCTTAA